One Natronolimnobius sp. AArcel1 genomic region harbors:
- a CDS encoding DUF4157 domain-containing protein yields MESKKSRKRKKQSSEQANTSTSPRQSTKENSHSSGALGSHGLGSAAESAVHGTNPNRVSDPTPSYEFGHPGLAPSPSELNIQRALEGTGTSQDEVPDTVLDVLGDGGQSLEQPIQRTLEERMDADFSNVRIHTGAKAAEAADAIDAKAFTCGNDIVFNSGEYDPESGEGQFLLAHELAHVKQQTGAAISMMPQEGTDLEIDPDPQLEREADETAMQALSDDEPVVVDRLGTEVHVQRVRKDRAETMQAILGGNVVADDTGHSEELEVLSLPRDRKEAMDRQLEGVDPKTLVDPDRDSGISISLDNSAKETKYAFVKKSIEVLEEKEAFAEEFERTGEQLERAIADRNQIQNRLDRVGETGAQHRELQQRLKQKEAEIHELEGQLIRAHVELSKAVELAEALWDQVDVTELEGYYLDGEIEALQNELVSQWTAEKVLGAVPGISEILSVLKDVREAGEKFLRIKRARKRGVTIVEGEEETGMSDSTGDVDMEAEYEQ; encoded by the coding sequence ATGGAGTCGAAAAAGTCTCGTAAGCGGAAAAAGCAGTCGTCCGAGCAAGCGAACACGAGTACGTCACCCCGGCAATCAACGAAGGAAAACTCACACTCGAGCGGGGCGCTGGGGTCGCATGGACTCGGTTCGGCGGCTGAGTCGGCAGTCCATGGTACAAATCCGAACCGCGTTAGCGACCCGACGCCATCCTACGAGTTCGGCCACCCAGGACTCGCTCCCTCGCCCAGCGAGCTCAATATCCAGCGCGCGCTCGAGGGAACTGGCACGAGTCAAGACGAGGTGCCTGATACGGTACTTGACGTGCTCGGTGACGGTGGGCAATCGTTAGAGCAGCCGATTCAGCGCACGCTCGAGGAACGAATGGATGCAGACTTCTCGAACGTCCGGATTCACACGGGCGCAAAAGCGGCGGAGGCTGCGGATGCCATCGACGCGAAGGCGTTCACGTGCGGGAACGACATCGTGTTCAATTCCGGCGAGTACGATCCCGAGTCGGGTGAGGGTCAATTTTTGCTCGCGCACGAATTAGCGCACGTCAAACAGCAGACTGGCGCGGCGATCAGCATGATGCCTCAGGAAGGCACGGATTTGGAGATTGATCCAGATCCGCAACTCGAGCGGGAGGCCGACGAGACGGCGATGCAGGCGCTGTCTGATGACGAACCGGTAGTCGTCGATCGGCTGGGCACCGAGGTACACGTGCAGCGGGTTCGAAAAGATCGGGCAGAAACCATGCAAGCGATTTTGGGAGGCAACGTCGTTGCTGACGACACAGGTCACTCTGAGGAACTGGAAGTATTGTCCCTCCCACGGGACCGCAAAGAGGCAATGGATCGCCAACTCGAGGGAGTCGACCCGAAAACACTCGTCGACCCTGACAGAGACTCAGGTATCTCGATCAGTTTGGATAACAGTGCGAAGGAAACGAAATATGCGTTCGTAAAGAAATCGATCGAGGTATTAGAAGAAAAAGAAGCCTTCGCCGAGGAGTTCGAACGAACTGGCGAACAACTCGAGAGAGCGATTGCCGACCGAAACCAGATCCAAAATCGACTCGATCGAGTGGGAGAGACGGGCGCACAACATCGTGAGTTACAACAGCGACTGAAACAAAAAGAGGCAGAAATTCACGAACTCGAAGGCCAACTCATTCGAGCGCACGTCGAACTCTCGAAGGCAGTCGAACTCGCCGAAGCACTGTGGGACCAAGTCGACGTGACGGAACTGGAGGGCTATTATCTGGACGGTGAAATCGAAGCCCTCCAGAATGAACTCGTGAGTCAGTGGACGGCGGAAAAAGTCCTTGGTGCTGTCCCGGGCATTTCGGAGATACTCTCCGTCTTGAAAGACGTTCGCGAAGCAGGTGAGAAGTTCTTGCGGATCAAACGTGCGAGGAAACGGGGCGTGACGATCGTTGAGGGTGAGGAAGAGACTGGTATGAGTGACTCGACTGGTGACGTGGATATGGAGGCAGAATACGAACAATGA
- a CDS encoding MoxR family ATPase, translating to MDVTQASSECEAVLETISEAVICERSFLEEIMVGVVGRGHVLLEDVPGTGKTLTAHSIASALGLSFSRIQFTPDLLPADVTGTHVFNERERQFEFNEGPIFANIVLADEINRAPPKTQAALLEAMEEGQVTTDGETRQLPDPFFVIATQNPVEQEGTFPLPEAQVDRFLVKTSMGYPDEAGEIELLRRRASRETGSPSVNSVLEPEQVAQLRTVSESVRVDEDLLEYVAKLARETRTDGRVDVGVSPRGTQRLFEAARAYAAMRGQEYVTPDDIKRVAQPVLAHRLVLTPDATVNEVQKSRVIESVLESVPVPTID from the coding sequence ATGGACGTTACGCAGGCCAGCAGCGAATGCGAGGCCGTTCTCGAGACGATCAGTGAGGCAGTCATCTGCGAGCGGTCGTTTCTCGAGGAGATCATGGTCGGTGTCGTCGGTCGCGGCCACGTCCTCTTAGAGGACGTTCCCGGAACCGGAAAGACGCTTACCGCTCACAGCATCGCCAGCGCGCTTGGACTGTCCTTTTCTCGGATCCAGTTCACGCCCGACCTCCTGCCCGCAGACGTAACTGGCACGCACGTGTTCAACGAGCGTGAACGCCAGTTCGAGTTCAACGAAGGTCCCATCTTCGCGAACATCGTGCTCGCAGACGAGATCAATCGCGCGCCGCCGAAAACGCAGGCCGCGCTGCTCGAGGCCATGGAGGAAGGACAGGTCACGACCGACGGCGAGACCCGCCAACTGCCGGATCCGTTCTTCGTGATTGCGACGCAGAATCCCGTCGAACAAGAGGGAACCTTCCCACTGCCCGAAGCACAGGTTGATCGCTTCCTCGTCAAAACCTCGATGGGCTATCCCGACGAGGCCGGCGAGATTGAACTCCTGCGCCGCCGTGCGAGTCGCGAAACAGGGAGCCCGTCGGTCAACTCCGTCCTCGAGCCCGAGCAGGTCGCCCAACTCCGAACGGTCTCCGAATCCGTCCGCGTCGATGAGGACCTCCTCGAGTACGTCGCGAAACTCGCCCGCGAGACGCGAACTGATGGCCGGGTCGACGTTGGTGTCTCCCCGCGAGGGACCCAGCGACTGTTCGAAGCCGCCCGCGCCTACGCCGCAATGCGCGGCCAGGAGTACGTCACGCCGGACGACATCAAACGCGTCGCCCAGCCCGTCCTCGCCCATCGCCTCGTCCTCACCCCCGACGCAACGGTCAACGAAGTCCAGAAATCACGCGTCATCGAGAGCGTCCTCGAGAGCGTGCCGGTTCCGACAATCGACTAA
- a CDS encoding 4Fe-4S ferredoxin N-terminal domain-containing protein, which produces MSSSDPPDDGDDAFHPLGETAEAEFEKMLEETEYDAELGMEMAKDAMRVTKGELSDEEFYDRYHEEVLEEFGEDSRPMAAEIEAAREADDDSSTLLSRLGFDEDSRRGMMKKMGAGAGAVGFGAWTVSESGDNPERAVAAQDDEDEDDEAAADADNDGDGDDVQWGMALDLEVCDGCLSCVVACNAEHNWNEGANWMYILAYDDGTVESPEPDDFDSTRDFNYLIRPCQHCTDAPCEKVCPTTARHTRDEGGLVLTDYDVCIGCRYCQVACPYGVNYFQWDDPTEEAEEMDEEMMFDERDRWVSGAGPRGVMEKCIFDPARQDGQMGEDMVGTTACEDACPPGAIQFGDMNDPDSDPQQYVDNVPLARALENDPDEEDDEELVEAIEILAGEQEPADEDDEDADTLTEAEATRLVEGEYGSPDSTFRLLEEYDTNPNVIYIGNEPGPNAEQVPGPVSYADVGQVDDRQDVLEEGTVDPSWVADQLGL; this is translated from the coding sequence ATGAGTTCGTCAGACCCGCCGGACGACGGCGACGACGCCTTCCATCCGCTCGGTGAGACTGCCGAAGCAGAGTTCGAGAAAATGCTCGAGGAAACGGAGTACGATGCCGAACTCGGGATGGAGATGGCCAAAGATGCGATGCGAGTGACGAAGGGTGAACTCTCGGATGAGGAGTTCTACGATCGGTATCACGAGGAGGTCCTCGAGGAGTTCGGCGAGGACAGTCGGCCGATGGCGGCAGAGATTGAAGCCGCTCGCGAAGCGGATGACGATAGTTCGACACTGCTCTCGCGGCTTGGATTCGACGAGGACTCTCGTCGCGGTATGATGAAGAAAATGGGGGCTGGAGCCGGTGCTGTCGGGTTCGGTGCGTGGACCGTATCCGAAAGCGGTGACAACCCAGAGCGTGCGGTGGCCGCCCAGGATGATGAGGACGAAGACGACGAGGCGGCGGCCGACGCAGACAACGATGGCGACGGTGACGACGTGCAGTGGGGGATGGCGCTCGACCTCGAGGTCTGTGATGGCTGTCTCTCCTGTGTTGTGGCCTGTAACGCCGAGCACAACTGGAACGAGGGGGCGAACTGGATGTATATTCTCGCCTACGACGATGGGACTGTCGAGTCGCCTGAGCCGGATGACTTCGACTCGACGCGGGATTTCAACTACCTCATTCGGCCGTGTCAACACTGTACCGATGCGCCCTGTGAGAAGGTCTGTCCGACGACGGCACGCCACACCAGAGACGAGGGCGGGCTCGTCCTGACCGATTACGACGTCTGTATCGGCTGTCGGTACTGTCAGGTCGCCTGTCCCTACGGGGTGAACTACTTCCAGTGGGACGACCCGACCGAGGAAGCCGAGGAGATGGACGAGGAGATGATGTTTGACGAGCGCGACCGCTGGGTCAGCGGGGCCGGGCCGCGCGGCGTCATGGAAAAATGCATCTTCGACCCGGCCCGTCAGGACGGCCAGATGGGCGAGGATATGGTCGGGACGACCGCCTGCGAAGACGCGTGCCCACCCGGTGCGATCCAGTTCGGCGATATGAACGATCCCGACAGCGACCCCCAGCAGTACGTCGATAACGTTCCGCTAGCGCGCGCACTCGAGAACGACCCAGATGAGGAGGATGACGAAGAGTTGGTCGAGGCGATCGAGATACTCGCCGGCGAGCAAGAGCCCGCAGACGAGGACGACGAAGACGCCGACACGCTCACTGAGGCGGAAGCAACGCGGTTGGTCGAAGGTGAGTACGGCAGCCCCGACTCGACGTTCCGGCTCTTAGAGGAGTACGACACGAACCCGAATGTGATCTACATCGGTAACGAGCCGGGTCCGAACGCCGAGCAGGTTCCTGGCCCGGTCTCCTACGCAGATGTCGGGCAAGTCGACGACCGTCAGGACGTCCTCGAGGAGGGGACGGTCGATCCGAGCTGGGTTGCAGATCAGTTGGGCCTGTAA
- a CDS encoding (R)-citramalate synthase: MPVNYSPEQTIPSDSTVRLLDTTLRDGEQAPGVSLSPDEKVEIARGLERTGVAVIEAGSACTGAGERQAISRVTDLDLDATVTSFCRGLEHDIDLALECDVDGVHIVVPASDRHVEGKVGTSREDNLEATAELVEYATDHGLWVEVIGEDGSRADLDYLEELMATALDAGADRSCFADTVGHTGPERTAEAVSRLADLGPVSAHTHDDLGLGVTNAITAVSAGADLVHCTVNGLGERAGNVALEEVAIALQHVYDVETVELEELYDLAQLVSRATGVQLPPNKAVIGENAFTHESGIHTDGTLKDDKMYEPYAPETVGRERRLALGKHTGRAGVKATLEEHGVEAGDDEISEIATRVTELGDRGRRVTDADLLAIAEDVTGDDRERVVDLLDLTATSGGAVPTASIRLEVDGEERVASGTGSGPVDAAVSAVREALGSQADAELESYRVNAVTGGTDAVVTVEVTMARDDRSVTVARSEADITRASVEAMVDALDRLLAAESQPLTPADD, translated from the coding sequence TGTGTCGCTCTCGCCCGACGAGAAAGTCGAAATCGCCCGCGGTCTCGAACGAACGGGCGTCGCCGTTATCGAAGCCGGAAGCGCCTGTACCGGCGCGGGTGAGCGACAGGCTATCTCGAGAGTCACAGACCTCGACCTCGATGCCACCGTGACGAGTTTCTGTCGCGGCCTCGAGCACGACATCGACCTCGCACTCGAATGCGATGTCGACGGCGTCCATATCGTCGTGCCCGCAAGCGACCGCCACGTCGAGGGCAAAGTCGGCACCTCCCGCGAGGACAACCTCGAGGCTACCGCCGAACTCGTCGAGTATGCGACTGACCACGGCCTCTGGGTCGAAGTCATCGGCGAGGATGGCTCTCGCGCAGATCTGGACTATCTCGAGGAACTCATGGCCACCGCACTCGATGCCGGCGCAGACCGAAGCTGTTTCGCCGACACCGTTGGCCACACAGGCCCCGAACGAACGGCCGAGGCAGTCTCCCGACTCGCCGACCTCGGCCCCGTCAGTGCTCACACCCACGACGACCTCGGGCTTGGCGTAACGAACGCCATCACGGCCGTCTCCGCCGGCGCAGACCTCGTTCACTGCACTGTCAACGGCCTCGGCGAACGCGCCGGCAACGTCGCCTTGGAGGAGGTCGCAATCGCCCTCCAGCACGTCTACGACGTCGAAACCGTCGAACTCGAGGAACTGTACGACCTCGCCCAACTCGTCTCGCGGGCAACCGGCGTCCAGTTACCGCCGAACAAGGCCGTCATCGGCGAGAACGCCTTCACGCACGAAAGCGGCATCCACACGGACGGCACGCTCAAAGACGACAAGATGTACGAGCCCTACGCGCCCGAAACCGTCGGTCGTGAGCGCCGACTCGCGCTTGGCAAGCACACCGGCCGGGCGGGCGTCAAGGCCACACTCGAGGAACACGGTGTCGAGGCCGGCGACGACGAGATTTCCGAAATCGCAACGCGCGTGACGGAACTTGGCGACCGCGGTCGCCGGGTCACCGATGCCGACTTGCTCGCAATCGCTGAAGACGTCACCGGCGACGACCGCGAGCGCGTCGTCGACCTGCTTGACCTGACCGCTACCAGCGGCGGTGCCGTCCCAACTGCAAGCATCCGTCTCGAGGTCGACGGTGAAGAACGCGTCGCCAGCGGCACCGGCTCCGGTCCGGTCGACGCCGCCGTCTCCGCCGTCCGCGAAGCACTTGGCTCGCAGGCTGATGCCGAACTCGAGTCCTATCGCGTCAACGCCGTCACCGGCGGCACGGACGCCGTCGTCACCGTCGAAGTGACGATGGCTCGCGACGACCGCTCGGTGACCGTCGCCCGCAGCGAGGCCGATATCACCCGCGCCAGCGTCGAGGCGATGGTCGATGCACTCGACCGACTGCTGGCTGCTGAGAGCCAGCCGCTTACCCCGGCAGACGACTGA